A stretch of Ornithodoros turicata isolate Travis unplaced genomic scaffold, ASM3712646v1 ctg00000829.1, whole genome shotgun sequence DNA encodes these proteins:
- the LOC135375148 gene encoding U4/U6 small nuclear ribonucleoprotein Prp4-like, translating into MSDDEEITYVKRQKIVHYGSLEEKERQRLADQDAADEGSDDEPISMDLRAAIASGNINISDEYMEMEEEVVSKDKQQLLEEFERRKKARQINVSTDDTQVKATLRELGEPICLFGEGPAERRERLRHLLAQIGQDAIRRKQEEELQREREARREAAETTWYHESTQELRKCRVWIARYSLPRARVRIAKSREEPQGALSDSQIHAKRQELYKTLRSVNISCSQIGDTRPISFCEFSPNSQMLATASWSGLCKLWSIPDCQHIRTLRGHNCNVGAIVFHPRSTGTLSSKSLNMASCSSDGVVNFWNLESEEPISSLKGACPHRVSRVAFHPSGRFLACCVFDNSWRLVDLETEMEVLHQEGHSKAVYDISFQCDGSLAATGGMDAFGRIWDLRTGRCIMFLDGHLKSVLSLSFSPNGYELATGSEDNTIKVWDLRQRKCEYTIPAHTNLVSRVIFEKKTGEYLVTTSYDNTIKIWSNPEWTPIRNLSGHDGRIMGADISHNGKYLATSSFDRTFKLWMPE; encoded by the exons ATGTCTGACGACGAGGAGATCACCTACGTAAAAAGGCAGAAGATCGTTCACTATGGAAGCTTGGAAGAGAAAGAGAGGCAGAGATTGGCAGATCAGGATGCTGCTGATGAAGGAAGCGATGATGAACCCATCAGCATGGATCTCAGGGCTGCCATTGCTTCGGGCAATATCAACATATCAGATG AGTACATGGAAATGGAAGAGGAAGTGGTCAGCAAGGACAAACAGCAGCTTCTAGAAGAatttgagagaagaaaaaag GCCCGTCAAATCAATGTTTCTACGGATGACACACAAGTGAAGGCCACACTGAGGGAACTTGGAGAACCCATAT GTCTGTTTGGCGAGGGTCCGGCGGAGAGACGAGAGCGTCTCCGTCACCTGCTGGCTCAGATCGGTCAGGACGCCATTAGACGGAAGCAGGAGGAAGAGCTGCAGCGGGAGCGCGAGGCAAGACGGGAAGCGGCAGAAACCACCTGGTACCACGAGAGCACTCAAGAACTGCGCAAGTGTCGTGTCTGGATAGCTCGGTACTCGTTGCCCCGAGCACGGGTGCGCATTGCCAAGTCGAGAGAGGAGCCTCAGGGTGCACTTTCAGACTCGCAGATACATGCAAAGAGACAGGAGCTCTATAAAACTCTCAGG TCCGTGAACATCAGCTGCAGTCAGATCGGGGACACACGGCCAATCTCATTCTGCGAATTCAGTCCCAACTCACAAATGCTGGCGACGGCATCATG GAGCGGCCTCTGTAAGCTATGGTCCATACCGGACTGCCAGCATATAAGGACACTAAGAG GTCACAACTGTAATGTGGGAGCCATAGTGTTTCACCCAAGGTCAACCGGCACACTTTCATCCAAATCTCTCAACATGGCATCGTGTTCATCAGATGGTGTAGTCAACTTCTGGAACTTGGAGAG tgaGGAGCCCATCAGTAGCTTGAAAGGGGCGTGTCCACACAGGGTCTCCAGGGTTGCCTTTCATCCATCCGGAAGGTTTCTGGCTTGTTGCGT CTTCGATAACTCATGGCGGCTAGTCGATTTGGAGACAGAAATGGAGGTTCTTCACCAAGAAGGGCACAGCAAAGCAGTTTATGACATCAGCTTCCAGTGTGATGGCTCTCTTGCTGCTACAGG TGGGATGGACGCATTTGGTCGAATATGGGACCTCCGCACAGGACGTTGCATAATGTTCCTCGACGGTCACCTCAAGTCCGTCCTCAGTCTTTCGTTCTCTCCAAACGG GTACGAATTGGCCACCGGAAGTGAGGATAATACGATCAAGGTGTGGGACTTGAGGCAGAGAAAGTGCGAGTACACTATTCCAGCACACACCAACCTGGTGTCGAGGGTAATCTTTGAAA agaAGACCGGAGAGTATCTCGTAACGACGTCCTATGACAACACAATAAAG